The following are encoded in a window of Magnolia sinica isolate HGM2019 chromosome 11, MsV1, whole genome shotgun sequence genomic DNA:
- the LOC131218681 gene encoding small ribosomal subunit protein uS9m gives MLSRFISRPSNLRLLTLTTLSSSNIISHHPSSSNIHCPFPYLTSLSYPSRSFSTDDRNNNNNGNGRDPSSIPQHWTFSPEESSESVFGSEDASLSGIADEDDAISTVGSQDDDEGVVKEEKGGGDIFEEIDREFGSKKGSVEEWETAEGYEPWSLGEEGKEEIFESGGGGIEGLSAVDGVGPEIIGPEINEEDKQLEEEERGLSATLQGPNRAFGDLISASGITEAMLDSLIALKDLEGVEGLPPLREIEDMRLEKNERKSPRYEMERKKREEIAKSHIRQVDEKGRAYGTGRRKCSIARVWIQPGEGTFIVNDKQFDVYFPSLDHRADLLRPFAETKTLGLWDVSCTVKGGGISGQAGAVRLGVSRALQNWEPGLRPPLRSAGFLTRDSRVVERKKPGKAKARKSFQWVKR, from the exons ATGCTCTCTCGCTTCATTTCTCGACCTTCCAATCTTCGCCTTTTGACACTAACCACCCTTTCCTCTTCAAACATCATCTCCCACCACCCTTCATCTTCAAATATCCACTGTCCGTTCCCCTACCTTACATCCCTCTCCTATCCATCCAGAAGCTTCTCCACAGACGAccgcaacaacaacaacaacggcAACGGCAGGGATCCCTCCTCCATTCCTCAGCACTGGACCTTCTCCCCCGAAGAATCTTCCGAATCCGTCTTCGGATCAGAAGACGCGAGCCTCTCGGGGATCGCTGACGAAGACGATGCGATCTCGACCGTTGGATCACAAGATGATGACGAGGGGGTGGTGAAGGAGGAGAAAGGAGGTGGGGATATATTCGAAGAGATTGATAGGGAGTTTGGGTCGAAGAAGGGCAGCGTAGAAGAGTGGGAGACGGCGGAAGGGTATGAGCCATGGAGTCTCGGAGAAGAAGGGAAGGAGGAGATTTTTGAGAGTGGAGGAGGAGGGATTGAAGGGCTGTCGGCTGTTGATGGAGTCGGGCCGGAGATCATTGGGCCGGAGATCAACGAGGAGGACAAGCAGCTGGAGGAGGAAGAGCGGGGGCTTTCTGCTACGTTACAAG GCCCAAATCGTGCATTTGGAGACCTGATTTCAGCATCAGGGATAACAGAAGCAATGCTAGACAGTTTAATTGCCCTCAAGGACCTTGAAGGTGTCGAGGGACTGCCCCCTCTGAGGGAGATAGAAGACATGCGCTTGGAGAAGAACGAGAGAAAATCCCCGAGATATGAAATGGAGCGGAAGAAAAGGGAGGAGATTGCCAAGTCACACATTAGACAGGTCGATGAAAAGGGAAGGGCTTACGGAACGGGAAGAAGGAAGTGTAGTATCGCTCGTGTCTGGATTCAACCAGGCGAAGGGACATTCATTGTCAATGACAAGCAGTTCGACGTCTATTTTCCGAGTCTCGACCACCGTGCCGATCTCCTCCGACCGTTTGCTGAGACGAAGACTTTGGGCCTTTGGGATGTCAGTTGTACTGTGAAAGGAGGTGGTATCTCAG GTCAAGCTGGAGCAGTTCGTCTAGGAGTCAGCAGGGCATTGCAAAATTGGGAACCCGGGCTGCGTCCGCCACTCCGATCAG CTGGATTCTTGACAAGGGACTCACgcgttgttgaaaggaaaaagcCCGGAAAAGCCAAAGCGCGAAAGAGCTTCCAATGGGTCAAGCGATGA